The Benincasa hispida cultivar B227 chromosome 11, ASM972705v1, whole genome shotgun sequence genome has a segment encoding these proteins:
- the LOC120091054 gene encoding cystathionine gamma-synthase 1, chloroplastic: MAGSSHARLLGSTFECRSDPVLAVAAGRRGNSYGRFAHEAKSVKGTVASHGLSSFPIFKFPPNFVRQLSNKARRNCSNIGVAQVVAASWSNNSPPSSAAAAAAAANAVDTAAAAAVPTASDAVALEGCVGSEGLKVEEEGLGDSRTSVFDCDGSVAIHAGERFGRGRADDAITTPVVNTSAYFFKKTADLIDFKEKRAVSFEYGRYGNPTTIVAEEKISALEGAESTLIVASGMCASTMMLLALVPAGGHIVTTTDCYRKTRIFIETMLPKMGITATTIDPADMNALEVALKENDVSLFFTESPTNPFLRCVDIKLVSEMCHRHGALVCIDGTFATPLNQKALSLGADLVLHSATKYIGGHNDVLAGCVSGSLKLVSEIRNLHHVIGGALNPNAAYLIIRGMKTLHLRVQQQNSSGLKMAKLLEAHPKIKCVYYPGLPSHPEHNLAKRQMTGFGGVVSFEVDGDLTTTIKFIDSLKIPYIAPSFGGCESIIDQPAIMSYWDLNETERLKYGIKDNLVRFSIGIEDFEDLKADILQALDAI; this comes from the exons ATGGCTGGTTCTTCTCACGCTAGACTCCTTGGCTCTACATTCGAGTGCCGCTCCGATCCCGTTCTTGCTGTTGCAGCTGGTCGTCGAGGGAACAGCTATGGCCGATTCGCTCACGAAGCCAAATCGGTGAAGGGAACGGTCGCGTCTCACGGCTTGTCTTCATTCCCGATTTTTAAGTTTCCACCGAATTTTGTCAGGCAACTCAGTAACAAAGCGCGTAGAAACTGTAGCAATATTGGTGTTGCACAGGTTGTTGCGGCTTCGTGGTCGAACAACTCTCCTCCTTCctcggcggcggcggcggcggcggcggctaATGCCGTTGACACCGCTGCCGCTGCCGCAGTGCCTACCGCCTCTGATGCGGTAGCGCTGGAAGGTTGCGTTGGGAGTGAGGGTTTGAAGGTAGAGGAGGAGGGTTTAGGTGATTCCAGAACCTCTGTCTTCGATTGCGATGGGAGTGTTGCAATCCACGCTG GCGAAAGATTTGGTCGTGGTAGAGCTGACGACGCTATAACTACGCCGGTGGTTAATACTTCCgcttatttctttaaaaaaactgCTGATCTCATCGATTTCAAG GAGAAGCGCGCTGTGAGTTTCGAGTATGGACGCTATGGAAATCCAACGACAATTGTTGCGGAGGAGAAGATAAG TGCTTTAGAAGGGGCTGAATCTACCCTGATTGTGGCCTCAGGGATGTGTGCTAGCACGATGATGTTGCTGGCGTTGGTTCCAGCTGGAGGGCATATCGTGACGACCACAGATTGCTACAGGAAGACGAGAATTTTTATTGAGACCATGCTTCCCAAAATGGGAATCACG GCTACCACCATTGATCCGGCCGATATGAACGCCCTTGAAGTAGCTCTGAAAGAGAACgat GTTTCTCTTTTCTTCACTGAATCCCCAACAAATCCATTTCTGAGATGCGTTGATATTAAACTCGTTTCAGAGATGTGTCATCGACATGGAGCATTGGTGTGTATTGATGGTACGTTTGCCACACCATTGAACCAGAAGGCACTTTCACTGGGCGCTGACCTTGTTCTTCACTCTGCAACTAAGTACATTGGGGGCCACAATGAT GTCCTTGCTGGTTGTGTAAGTGGTTCTCTGAAACTGGTTTCAGAGATTCGGAATCTTCATCATGTGATAGGTGGTGCCTTAAATCCA AATGCTGCTTACTTAATTATACGAGGCATGAAGACATTGCATCTTCGTGTTCAGCAGCAGAATTCCTCAGGTCTGAAGATGGCAAAGCTTTTAGAGGCTCATCCTAAG ATCAAATGTGTTTACTACCCTGGACTGCCAAGTCATCCTGAACATAATCTTGCCAAAAGGCAGATGACTGGTTTCGGGGGCGTAGTTAGTTTCGAG GTTGATGGCGATTTAACGACCACCATAAAATTCATTGACTCATTAAAAATTCCATACATTGCTCCATCATTTGGTGGGTGTGAGAGTATCATAGACCAGCCAGCAATAATGTCATATTG GGATCTTAACGAAACAGAGAGGCTTAAGTATGGGATAAAAGACAATTTGGTGCGCTTCAGCATAGGAATTGAGGACTTTGAGGATTTGAAGGCTGATATTCTGCAGGCTCTTGATGCCATTTAA